A stretch of DNA from Paracoccus methylovorus:
CAAAATCGCGCGACAGATAGAAGCCATCGCTGTCGCGGCGCAAATAACTGCCTTGCAGCCAGAAATCCTGCTGCCTCGTGCCCATGGACAAAAAGCCGGTGCGGGCGGTGATATCGCCACGATTGCCCGCCTCGACGCCCAGCCGCGCCTCGCCCTCGAACGGCTGCGAGGGTTGGCGGGTGACAAGGTTGATCGCGCCACCCATGCCGCCCGGCCCGTTCAGGACAGAAACATATCCCTTTTGCACCTGGATCTCGGCCAGGTCCGGGGTCATGAAGCGCCCGAAATCCAATCGGTTGTCGGCAGGTAGATAGACGCGGATGCCGTCGATGGACAAAGGCACCTGATACCTGTCGAAGCCGCGGACATTGATCACACGCTCGTTCCGGGTGCCGCCGGTGTTGCTGGCGATGACCCCGGGGACCGAGCGCAGGGCGTCATCCAGCATGATGCGGTTCTGACGCAGGGTGTCCTCTGCGCTGACGGTAGTGGAGGTGCCGCCCTGCTTTTGATCATCCTCGGCCTTGATGACGATCGTGCCCAGCACAAAGGTCTGGCTTTCTGCCGCCTGATCCTGCGCCGCCACTGCGATCGGCATCAGCCATAATGCGACCGCACCCAGCAGCCCGGCCCTAGTTTTTCTGCGCATACGCACCTCCTGAAACATCACGTCGCCTCCTGAATTCCCGGATCTCTGTCGTCCTGAGATTCGTTATGTTTAGTCAAACACAACGTAACGATGTCGAATGCAAGCATCAGGATCTTGTTTTCCCGCGGCATTCCGTCACTTGCCATCCACACACGCTATGTTTCATCATGCATATCGAAAGCAGGCCGGCTGCGCGGCAAGATGGAGGTATGCATGGATATCCGATATGTCTGTTCTGACGATGACCGCAGGGCCGGCGAGGTGCTGGCGGCTGTGGCCGAACGGGCGAAACAGGCCGGTCTGAACCTGGCGGGAACGGTGCCGGCACCGACCCGGGGGGCCGCTGGTGAGAAATGCCACATCGTCCTTGCCCTGCTGCCGGATGGAGAGGAGCGCGATATCAGCATCTCCATGCCAGTGGAGGTTCCCGGTTGCCGTCTGGATCCGGGCGCGCTGGAACAGGCGGTGCTGGTCGTTCAGGAACGGCTGCCCACGGCGCAGGCGCTGATCGTCAACACCTTCGGCAAGCAAGAGGCCGCCGGGCGCGGACTGGTGGCGGCCATCGGCGATGCATGCGAACGCGATATTCCGGTGCTCGTCGGCGTGTCGCGGCAATGGCTGGACGCCTTTCTCGCTTTCGTGGACGGGCGGGCCTTGCCCTTGCCGGCCGATGAAGACCGGATCTTTTCCTGGCTCAACATGACCTGCCTGCGCGAAGCAGCAGCCTGATCCACCATAAAACAGACAAGGAATCTGCCATGAAGCTCAGCGCCCGAAACGTGCTGCCGGGAACCGTGACCGAAATCGTTGCGGGGGCAGTCACCAGCCACGTCCGCCTTGACTTGGGCGGCGGCTGCATCGTCACCGCCGCGATCACCAATGAGGCGGTGGCAGAGCTTGATCTGAAAGTCGGGGCACGCGCCTCGGCCGTGATCAAGGCCTCCGACGTGATGGTTGGCATAGATGACTGAATCCCGTTCAGACGCCCTGCGACCGCGTGAAATAGCCGTGCCCGTACCGGATCGCTTCGACGCGCAGCTCTGGTTTATCGGTCGCATCCACACCCCGTGGAAAAGTCGGGGCGAATGCCCGCGCCGCGGTGACGCCGACAACGGACCCGAGTGTCGGATCGAGGTTTTCCACCCGTGGGCCGCTGGTCTTGCAGGCATTGCGAAACACCAGCGCGTGCAGATCCTTTACTGGATGCATCAGGCGCGCCGGGATGTGATGATGCAGAACCCGAACTACGGCGACGTCGCGACGGGGACTTTTGCCCTGCGCTCACCGGTTCGGCCCAATCCGGTGGCGTCGTCCATCGTCAGACTGCTGGCCGTTGATGGGCCGATCCTGACTGTCCGTGGACTCGACTGTCTGGACGGCACGCCGCTTGTCGATATCAAGGCCGAATTCGGAGCTACTCCATGATACAGCTTACCCGCCGTGCTTTGGCCGGCCTTTTGCTGACCGCCGCCCTTACCGTCAGCTTCGCCCCAGCCGCGCCCGCATTCGACGGCCGGACCATCACCGACATCACCGGGCGCGAGGTTCAGGTTCCCACCGATCCGGCCCGGGTTTTTGCCGCCGGCCCCCCCGCTGCAGTGCTGCTTTATACGCTGAAGCCACAGGCGATGATCGGCTGGGTCAGCGCGCCCAAACCCGAAGCAGCGCCATTTCTGCTGCCCGAGGCTGCGGCCCTGCCCGAACTTGGTCGCCTGACCGGACGGGGCGACACCCTGAACCTTGAGGTTTTGCTATCCGCCAACCCTGATCTGATCGTGGATTATGGCGCGGTCAACGACACCTATATCGATCTGGCCGGCCGGATTCAGGAACAATCGGGCGTGCCCTATGCCCTGATCGACGGCAGTTTTGCCCATATGTCGCAGGGAATCCGGGAAATGGCCGACATTCTCGGCGTGCCCGAGCGGGGCGAAGAACTGGCCACCTATGCCGACAGGACTCTCGCCGATCTGGATGCACTGCTTGCCGGGATCCCTGAAAGCGACCGCCCCACCGTCTATCTGGCCCGCGGGTCCGAAGGGCTGGAGACACCGGCTAGAGGTTCGATCAACGCCGAGATCATCGAGCGTATTGGCGCCCGCAACGTGACCGCCGCCGAAACGCAGGGCCTCACCAGCGTGTCGCCCGAGCAGGTTCAGGCCTGGGCGCCCGAGGTGATCATCACCATCGACCGGGACTTCGCCGCCAATGTCGGCAATATGCCCGAATGGCAGGGCATCCCCGCAGTCACGAACGGGCGGGTCTATCTGGCGCCCTCGGCCCCATTCGGCTTTATCGACGCGCCGCCTTCGGTCAACCGGCTGGCGGGCCTGATCTGGCTGTCGCACAAGCTTTATCCCACTGCGGCAACCGGGGATCTGCGGACAGAGATCGCCGATTTCTATGGCCTTTTTTATGGTATCCGCCCCGACGAGGCCGTGCTGACGGACCTGCTGGGTGAGTGATCGCCGACTGACCGGCCTGTTGGCACTTGGGCTGGTCGCAGCATTGCTAATCGCAGCCGCGACCGGCCCATTTGCCTTGTCGCCCAGCAAGATATTGGCGGTTCTGGGCGGGGACAGGTCGGACCCGCAGGCGGTAACGGTGCTTTGGAATATCCGCCTGCCGCGCGTTCTGGCTGCCGCCGTGGTCGGCGCGGCGCTGGCAGCAGCCGGGGCCGCCTATCAGACCACCTTCCGCAATCCTCTGGTATCGCCCGACATCTTGGGCGTATCGGCCGGTGCCGGTTTCGGCGCGGTGCTGGGCATCCTGTTGGGATTGCCGGTCATGGCCATCCAGTTTTTGGGGTTCGGCGTGGGGCTTGCGACGGTCGGGCTGGTTCTTGGCCTGACACTGGCGTTGCGCGGCACGGGTCAGGTGCTGGTCATGGTCCTGTGCGGCATCGCCATCGGGGCTTTGGCAAGCGCCGGCATTTCTTTGGTCAAACTGCTGGCCGATCCGGAACAGCAACTGCCCGCGATCACCTTTTGGCTTATGGGCAGCCTCGCGGGGGTAAAGCGCGCCGATCTGGGCGCCGCAACTCCGGCGCTGCTGATCGGCATCGCACCACTGCTGGCTTTGCGGTGGCGAATCGGCCTTTTGGCCATGGGCGATGACGAGGCCCGTGCCATGGGCATCAACGCGACCCGGCTGCGCATACTGGTCATCGCCTGCGCGACACTGATGACTGCGGCGGCGGTGGCGCTGGCCGGGATCATCGGCTGGATCGGGCTGATGGTGCCGCATATGGCACGGCTGATCACCGGCCCCCGCTTTGACCGGATGTTGCCTGCGGCCATCCTGATCGGCGCGGGTTTCATGGTGCTGGTCGATACCGCCGCCCGCAGTATCGCCACGCTGGAGGTGCCGCTGGGCATCCTGACCTCGGCTCTGGGGGCGCCCGTCTTTGTCTGGTTGCTGGCACGCGGGGCAAGGCCATGGAGCGAATGACCCCGCTTGTCGTCGCCCGCGATCTGGCCATAGGCCATCGCGGCAAGGCCCTCATTTCAGGCGTCGACCTGCGTCTGGATGCAGGCCGCGTGCTGTGCCTGCTAGGCCCGAACGGCGCGGGAAAAACGACGCTGTTTCGTACGTTGCTGGGCCTGATCCCACCCGTGGCAGGCCAGATCACGCTTGACGGCCAGCCGCTTGCCCAACTGACACGCACCCGCATCGCGCGCCATCTGGCCCATGTGCCGCAGGCGCTGACCACGCCCTTTGCCTTTACCGCACTGGACATCGTGCTGATGGGCGCGGCGGCCGGCCTGGGTCATTTCGACCGGCCCGGCAAGGCCGAGGTCCAGCGGGCCATGGCGGCGCTGGATATGCTTGGCATCGCCGATCTCGCCCAGTCCGAGGTGACGCGCCTGTCCGGCGGCCAGCGCCAGCTTGTCCTGATCGCCCGCGCATTGGCGCAGGATGCCAGCGCCATCGTTATGGACGAGCCCACGGCAAGCCTTGATTTCGCCAACCGGATCAGGGTCGGCAAGGCGATCAAGCGGTTGGCGAGCGCGGGTATCGGCGTGATCCTGTCCAGCCATGATCCGGATCAGGCCGCCGCACTGGGTGACAGCGCCCTGCTGATGAACCGCCAGGGCGTCATCGCCTGCGGTCCCATTGATGAGGCAATGACCGCCGAAAACCTGACCGCGCTTTACGGCATCACAGTCCGGCGCGAGTAAGGCGGCGACGGGCGGTTGCGATTCTACTGACTTGCGGCAAGGCTCCGGGCCAGCCCCATCCATCCGTCACTGCCGGGCCAGCCAATCGGTGATGCCGCGTCTGAGGTTGGTTTCACCCTGGGCGCGGGCATCATCGATCAAACATTTCAGTTCGGCCAGATTGACCCGTCTTATCAGATGCTTCACCGGGCCGATCGACGCCGGCCGCATGGACAACCGCCGAAAGCCAAGCGCCGCGAAAGTCACCGCTTCGATCGGTCGGCCGGCATCCTCGCCGCAGAACGACACCGGCACCCGCGCCTCGTCGCAACGCTGCACGATCTGGTCCAACAGCGCGATGAATGAGGTGTTCAGCGTGTCGTAACGGCGGCGCACCCGTTCATTCTCTCGGTCGGCAGCAAAGAAAAACTGCTTCAGGTCATTGCCGCCGACCGAGATGAAATCGCACATCTCGAAGAACTTCTTGGGCGCGAAGGCCAGAGAGGGGGTCTCAAGCATCGCGCCGACACGGATGTCCGAGGGCATCGCATGGCCCAGCCGCTGTTCGCGGGCCAGTTGCTCCATCAGCAGCTTATGCGCCTCTTCGAATTCACCCATCTCGGTGATGAAGGGGAACATCACATGCAGCGGACGCCCCACCGCCGCGCGGATCAGCGCCTGCAACTGCATCCGCAAGACACCGCGCTTGTCCAGACCCACGCGGATCGCACGCCAACCCATGGCCGGGTTCGGCTCGTCCTGCGGCTTCATATAAGGCAGCACCTTGTCGGAACCGATGTCCAAGGTGCGAAACATCACCGGCTTGCCATGGGCGTTGTCCAGCACATGGGCATAAAGTCCCGCCAGTTCCCCACGGCGCGGCACGCGGGTCCGGGTCAGGAACTGCAATTCGGTGCGGAACAGGCCCACCCCCTCGGCACCCGAGCTTTCCAGGCTGGGCAAATCCGCCATCAGGCCCGCATTCATATAAAGCTGAATGGTCGTGCCGCATTTTGAAGTCGCAGGCAGATCCCGCAGCCCGGCATATCTTTTCTGCGCCTGCGCCTGCATGGCCATCTTGTCGCGAAAAGCCTTGGCTACCGATTCTTCGGGGCGCAGATGCACCGTGCCCATATCACCGTCCACCAGAATCGAATCGCCGTTCAGTGCCTCGGAGGTAATGCGCTCGGCATGGATCACCAGCGGGATCGCCAGCGCACGGGCGACGATGGCGGCGTGACTGCCGACCGAGCCCTCTTCCAGAACCACGCCTTTCAGCCTGCGGCCATAATCCAGCAATTCGGCCGGGCCGATATTGCGGGCGACCAGAATCGGGTCCTCGGGCATTTCGGCACCAGTGTCGCGCCCCTGCCCCGTCAGGATGCGCAGAAGCCTATTCGACAGATCGTCCAGATCATGCAGCCGGTCGCGCAGATAGGGATCGGCGGCACTTTCCAGCCGGGCGCGGGCCTGACTTTGCTCCTTTTCGACCGCGGCCTCGGCCGACAGGCCCAGATCGATCGCCTCTTCCATACGGCGCAGCCAACTGCGGGAATGGGCGAACATCCGGTAGGTTTCCATGACCTCGGCCGAATCGCCCACGCCCATATCACTTGCCGCCAGCATCGAATCGACCTTGGTGCGCAGCATGGCCACGGCCTCGTTCAGCCGGACCTTTTCCTTCAGCGGGTCATCGGCGACAGGGTTCGTGACCACGACACGCGGCTCGTGCAGCCAGACATGACCCTCGGCCACACCCTCCTGCGCGGCAGCCCCCGGGAACATGACAGGAAAGCGGTGCTGCGGCGGCATGCCATCGGCCTGAGTCCCCAGAAAAGCGCCCAGTTCGGCCATCTCGGCCAGCACCATGGCGACGACTTCCAGCCCATAGACCTCGTCCTCGCTGAACTGGCGGGCATCGCGGGACTGCACCACCAACACGCCCAGCCGTTCACCCACGCGCTGGATCGGCAGACCAAGAAAACTGGAGTAAACCTCTTCGCCGGTCTCGGCCATATAGCGAAAGCCGGGCTCGGCTGGAGCGTTGGCGGTATTCACATGCCGCCCAAAGCGGGCGACGCGGCCCACCAGCCCCTCGCCCAGACGCAGCCTGGTCTTGTGGACGGCCCCCGGGTTCAGCCCCTCGGTCGCGCATAGTTCAAGCGTATCGGGATCGCGGAAAAGATATATCGAGCAGACCTCGGTTCCCATCGAATCGGCGATGTGATGGGTAATCTGGTCCAGACGGTCCTGACCACCCCCCGGGGCAGCCAAGGTTTCACGCAGCCGCCGGAGCAGCTTGCGCGAGTCACTGTCCTTGCGTTCGGGCATAATCCTCCCGCTTCAGCCTGTCGGGCCCGGAATCAGGGCTTGTCCAGTTCGAAGGCATCATGCAGTGCCTGAACCGCCAGTTCCATATATTTGCGGTCGATCAGCACCGAAAT
This window harbors:
- a CDS encoding DUF2478 domain-containing protein; protein product: MDIRYVCSDDDRRAGEVLAAVAERAKQAGLNLAGTVPAPTRGAAGEKCHIVLALLPDGEERDISISMPVEVPGCRLDPGALEQAVLVVQERLPTAQALIVNTFGKQEAAGRGLVAAIGDACERDIPVLVGVSRQWLDAFLAFVDGRALPLPADEDRIFSWLNMTCLREAAA
- a CDS encoding ABC transporter ATP-binding protein; amino-acid sequence: MTPLVVARDLAIGHRGKALISGVDLRLDAGRVLCLLGPNGAGKTTLFRTLLGLIPPVAGQITLDGQPLAQLTRTRIARHLAHVPQALTTPFAFTALDIVLMGAAAGLGHFDRPGKAEVQRAMAALDMLGIADLAQSEVTRLSGGQRQLVLIARALAQDASAIVMDEPTASLDFANRIRVGKAIKRLASAGIGVILSSHDPDQAAALGDSALLMNRQGVIACGPIDEAMTAENLTALYGITVRRE
- a CDS encoding FecCD family ABC transporter permease — translated: MSDRRLTGLLALGLVAALLIAAATGPFALSPSKILAVLGGDRSDPQAVTVLWNIRLPRVLAAAVVGAALAAAGAAYQTTFRNPLVSPDILGVSAGAGFGAVLGILLGLPVMAIQFLGFGVGLATVGLVLGLTLALRGTGQVLVMVLCGIAIGALASAGISLVKLLADPEQQLPAITFWLMGSLAGVKRADLGAATPALLIGIAPLLALRWRIGLLAMGDDEARAMGINATRLRILVIACATLMTAAAVALAGIIGWIGLMVPHMARLITGPRFDRMLPAAILIGAGFMVLVDTAARSIATLEVPLGILTSALGAPVFVWLLARGARPWSE
- the tsaA gene encoding tRNA (N6-threonylcarbamoyladenosine(37)-N6)-methyltransferase TrmO, with translation MTESRSDALRPREIAVPVPDRFDAQLWFIGRIHTPWKSRGECPRRGDADNGPECRIEVFHPWAAGLAGIAKHQRVQILYWMHQARRDVMMQNPNYGDVATGTFALRSPVRPNPVASSIVRLLAVDGPILTVRGLDCLDGTPLVDIKAEFGATP
- the ptsP gene encoding phosphoenolpyruvate--protein phosphotransferase gives rise to the protein MPERKDSDSRKLLRRLRETLAAPGGGQDRLDQITHHIADSMGTEVCSIYLFRDPDTLELCATEGLNPGAVHKTRLRLGEGLVGRVARFGRHVNTANAPAEPGFRYMAETGEEVYSSFLGLPIQRVGERLGVLVVQSRDARQFSEDEVYGLEVVAMVLAEMAELGAFLGTQADGMPPQHRFPVMFPGAAAQEGVAEGHVWLHEPRVVVTNPVADDPLKEKVRLNEAVAMLRTKVDSMLAASDMGVGDSAEVMETYRMFAHSRSWLRRMEEAIDLGLSAEAAVEKEQSQARARLESAADPYLRDRLHDLDDLSNRLLRILTGQGRDTGAEMPEDPILVARNIGPAELLDYGRRLKGVVLEEGSVGSHAAIVARALAIPLVIHAERITSEALNGDSILVDGDMGTVHLRPEESVAKAFRDKMAMQAQAQKRYAGLRDLPATSKCGTTIQLYMNAGLMADLPSLESSGAEGVGLFRTELQFLTRTRVPRRGELAGLYAHVLDNAHGKPVMFRTLDIGSDKVLPYMKPQDEPNPAMGWRAIRVGLDKRGVLRMQLQALIRAAVGRPLHVMFPFITEMGEFEEAHKLLMEQLAREQRLGHAMPSDIRVGAMLETPSLAFAPKKFFEMCDFISVGGNDLKQFFFAADRENERVRRRYDTLNTSFIALLDQIVQRCDEARVPVSFCGEDAGRPIEAVTFAALGFRRLSMRPASIGPVKHLIRRVNLAELKCLIDDARAQGETNLRRGITDWLARQ
- a CDS encoding iron ABC transporter substrate-binding protein; translated protein: MIQLTRRALAGLLLTAALTVSFAPAAPAFDGRTITDITGREVQVPTDPARVFAAGPPAAVLLYTLKPQAMIGWVSAPKPEAAPFLLPEAAALPELGRLTGRGDTLNLEVLLSANPDLIVDYGAVNDTYIDLAGRIQEQSGVPYALIDGSFAHMSQGIREMADILGVPERGEELATYADRTLADLDALLAGIPESDRPTVYLARGSEGLETPARGSINAEIIERIGARNVTAAETQGLTSVSPEQVQAWAPEVIITIDRDFAANVGNMPEWQGIPAVTNGRVYLAPSAPFGFIDAPPSVNRLAGLIWLSHKLYPTAATGDLRTEIADFYGLFYGIRPDEAVLTDLLGE
- a CDS encoding TOBE domain-containing protein — its product is MKLSARNVLPGTVTEIVAGAVTSHVRLDLGGGCIVTAAITNEAVAELDLKVGARASAVIKASDVMVGIDD